In Geotalea uraniireducens, one genomic interval encodes:
- a CDS encoding ATP-binding protein produces the protein MIRTIVQIDEEKCDGCGLCVPACAEGAITIVNGKAVLAADNLCDGLGACLGECPRDAIRVIDREAVPFDEEAVAEHRQANRGAAERHPHRPANGSGCPGSQVRMITPAGTTPTASPAARQPSQLRQWPVQLHLVPTTAPYFQNADLLIAADCVPFAYAEFHRDLLAGRALVVGCPKLDDNRFYQEKLTELFRASAIRSVTIARMEVPCCGGIVMAARQALAAAGKNIPLREVIIGVDGTIK, from the coding sequence ATGATCAGAACGATCGTCCAGATCGACGAAGAAAAATGCGACGGCTGCGGCCTTTGCGTCCCGGCCTGCGCCGAAGGGGCTATCACCATCGTCAACGGCAAGGCGGTACTAGCTGCCGACAACCTCTGCGACGGGCTCGGTGCCTGCCTGGGCGAATGCCCCCGTGACGCCATCAGGGTGATCGATCGGGAAGCGGTACCGTTCGATGAAGAGGCGGTGGCAGAGCATCGCCAGGCAAACCGCGGAGCGGCAGAACGACACCCCCACCGACCGGCGAACGGCAGCGGCTGCCCCGGCTCCCAAGTCAGGATGATCACCCCTGCCGGAACGACACCGACCGCCTCGCCGGCGGCCCGGCAACCGAGCCAGCTTCGTCAGTGGCCGGTGCAGCTTCACCTCGTCCCGACCACCGCCCCCTATTTCCAGAATGCCGACCTCTTGATCGCCGCCGACTGTGTGCCGTTCGCTTACGCCGAATTTCACCGCGACTTGCTCGCCGGTCGGGCACTGGTCGTCGGCTGCCCCAAACTCGACGACAACCGGTTTTACCAGGAAAAGCTGACCGAACTGTTCCGTGCGTCCGCCATCAGGAGCGTTACCATTGCCCGAATGGAAGTGCCGTGCTGCGGCGGCATCGTCATGGCGGCCAGGCAGGCACTTGCCGCAGCAGGCAAAAACATCCCGCTCCGGGAGGTAATCATCGGCGTCGACGGGACTATCAAATAG
- a CDS encoding nitrous oxide-stimulated promoter family protein: MTWVMTFCRSLAYDETMEQFTKTQLKDLRVLTDFVRTYCNARHATTERHSCELPSQLARHYRADLKLCPECAGLLAHGISKRRTCPLEPKPACKECRIHCYGKEYRAKIREVMAFSGRRLLLRGRLDYLWHYFF, from the coding sequence TTGACATGGGTCATGACTTTTTGCCGGTCGTTGGCCTATGATGAAACCATGGAACAGTTCACCAAAACCCAGCTCAAGGACCTGCGGGTGCTGACTGACTTCGTCAGGACCTACTGCAACGCTCGCCATGCCACAACGGAGCGCCACAGCTGCGAGCTGCCGTCCCAACTGGCTCGCCACTACCGGGCGGACCTGAAGCTCTGTCCGGAATGCGCCGGGCTTCTTGCCCACGGGATCAGCAAACGCCGCACCTGCCCGCTCGAACCGAAGCCGGCGTGCAAAGAGTGCCGGATCCATTGTTACGGCAAAGAGTATCGGGCGAAGATACGCGAGGTGATGGCGTTCTCGGGCCGGCGATTGCTGCTGCGGGGCCGCCTCGACTATCTGTGGCATTATTTCTTTTAG
- the pcnB gene encoding polynucleotide adenylyltransferase PcnB, which yields MYPAMHSDTPLIIPRSDHPISRNLVSPHALKVLYRLKESGHLAYLVGGCVRDLLLGREPKDFDVVTDATPNQVKRIFRNCRLVGRRFRLAHIHFQDEIVEVATFRSSEPEELEAEMPIPMAEGADAGGPRPPRHLRSDDGVILRDNVFGTPEQDARRRDFTVNALAYNIADFSIIDYVGGMADLRQGVIRTIGDPGVRFTEDPVRMLRAVRFAAMLGFAIEPLAGEAIIELAPTITRATPPRLYEEILKLFLLGEGEKTYQLMRQTRLFDHLFPHFTAWLERETDGFPHARVGQGLEWIDRRGGAGDKISPPLLLAIMFGEYLEEKAAGFRQTGRAPQEAINGAVAEFLGELAPTVLVPQRIGIAVRDILASRNRFRKIPGKRPQSFVGRPGFADWLTHLQFLSEIAAEEAKTYAWWHAYAGTAATEVPAPELPGAEEKKSPRRRPRRRRRKNTPPAS from the coding sequence ATGTATCCGGCCATGCATAGCGATACCCCTCTCATCATTCCCCGTTCGGACCATCCCATCTCCCGGAATCTCGTCAGCCCCCATGCCCTCAAAGTCCTGTATCGGCTCAAGGAAAGCGGCCATCTCGCCTATCTGGTCGGCGGCTGCGTGCGCGATCTGCTGCTCGGCCGGGAGCCGAAGGATTTCGATGTTGTTACCGATGCAACCCCGAACCAGGTGAAGCGGATCTTCCGCAACTGTCGGCTGGTCGGCCGGCGCTTTCGGCTGGCCCACATTCATTTCCAGGACGAGATCGTCGAGGTGGCGACGTTCCGCTCCTCCGAGCCGGAGGAACTGGAGGCGGAGATGCCGATCCCGATGGCGGAGGGTGCCGATGCCGGAGGGCCTCGACCGCCTCGGCATCTGCGGAGCGACGACGGAGTGATTCTACGGGATAACGTGTTCGGTACGCCGGAACAGGATGCCCGGCGGCGGGACTTCACCGTCAATGCCCTGGCTTACAATATCGCCGATTTTTCCATCATCGACTACGTTGGCGGGATGGCCGACCTCCGGCAGGGGGTGATTCGCACTATTGGCGATCCCGGCGTTCGCTTCACCGAAGACCCGGTGCGGATGTTGCGGGCCGTCCGTTTTGCGGCGATGCTCGGCTTTGCTATCGAGCCGCTGGCCGGGGAGGCAATCATTGAACTGGCGCCAACCATTACCCGGGCCACCCCGCCCCGCCTTTACGAAGAAATTTTGAAACTCTTCCTGCTCGGTGAGGGTGAGAAAACCTACCAATTGATGCGCCAAACCCGGCTTTTCGATCACCTGTTTCCCCATTTCACTGCTTGGCTGGAGCGGGAAACCGACGGCTTCCCCCATGCCCGGGTCGGGCAGGGCCTGGAGTGGATCGATCGGCGGGGCGGCGCGGGGGACAAAATTTCTCCCCCCCTGCTCCTGGCGATCATGTTCGGTGAATACCTGGAGGAGAAGGCCGCCGGCTTCAGGCAAACGGGGCGCGCTCCCCAAGAGGCAATCAACGGTGCGGTGGCGGAATTCCTCGGCGAACTGGCGCCGACAGTGCTGGTGCCCCAGCGGATCGGCATTGCCGTGCGGGACATTCTGGCCAGCCGCAACCGGTTCCGCAAGATTCCCGGCAAGCGCCCCCAGTCCTTCGTCGGCCGTCCCGGGTTTGCCGATTGGCTGACCCATTTGCAGTTCTTGAGCGAGATTGCGGCTGAAGAGGCGAAGACCTACGCCTGGTGGCACGCCTATGCCGGAACTGCAGCGACTGAAGTCCCGGCCCCGGAGCTTCCCGGCGCCGAAGAAAAGAAATCCCCGCGCCGGCGGCCGCGGCGGCGCCGGCGGAAGAACACCCCTCCGGCATCATAG
- a CDS encoding YbgA family protein codes for MSTPVSIGISSCLLGERVRYDGGHKHDHYLSDTLGRFCRFVPVCPEVGCGLPTPREAMRLEGDPAAPRLVTRKSRIDLTAQMQAFCRQKVVELEREDLCGFIFKKGSPSSGLFRVKVYNAGMPPRVGRGLFAAAVVEHFPLLPVEEEGRLHDMALRENFIERVFAYRRWQDLLRQERKIGHLVEFHSAHKLQLMAHSPELYREAGKLVAHGTEMEPTALFARYLELFMKALALPATVKKNTNVLQHIKGYFRKVLAAEERLGLQEFIDAYHNGLIPLVVPITMIRHYVRKYDQHYLMQQVYLSPTPPELMLRNHV; via the coding sequence ATGTCAACTCCGGTTTCAATCGGCATCAGTTCATGCTTGCTGGGCGAGCGGGTCCGTTACGACGGCGGGCACAAACACGACCACTATCTCTCCGACACGCTCGGCAGGTTCTGCCGTTTCGTGCCCGTCTGTCCCGAGGTCGGGTGCGGCCTGCCAACGCCGCGAGAAGCAATGCGGCTTGAGGGCGACCCTGCCGCCCCCCGGCTGGTCACCCGCAAGAGCCGCATTGACCTCACCGCCCAGATGCAGGCCTTCTGTCGGCAGAAAGTGGTCGAACTCGAAAGGGAGGACCTCTGCGGTTTCATCTTCAAGAAAGGATCGCCAAGCTCAGGACTGTTCAGGGTGAAGGTTTACAATGCCGGGATGCCGCCCAGAGTTGGCCGCGGGCTCTTCGCCGCAGCCGTGGTCGAACATTTTCCGCTGTTGCCGGTTGAAGAGGAAGGACGGTTGCACGACATGGCGCTGCGGGAAAATTTCATCGAGCGGGTTTTCGCCTATCGGCGGTGGCAGGATCTGCTCCGTCAGGAGAGAAAAATCGGGCACTTGGTCGAGTTCCATTCTGCCCACAAGCTGCAGCTTATGGCTCACAGCCCGGAACTCTACCGGGAAGCGGGGAAATTGGTGGCTCACGGTACGGAGATGGAACCGACCGCACTGTTCGCCCGGTACCTGGAGCTCTTCATGAAAGCCCTGGCGCTGCCGGCCACCGTCAAGAAGAACACCAATGTCCTCCAGCACATCAAGGGGTACTTCCGAAAAGTGCTGGCGGCGGAAGAGCGCTTGGGATTGCAAGAGTTCATCGACGCCTACCACAACGGCCTGATCCCGCTTGTCGTACCGATAACCATGATCCGGCACTATGTGCGCAAATACGACCAGCATTACCTCATGCAGCAAGTTTATCTGAGTCCGACGCCGCCGGAACTGATGCTCCGGAACCACGTCTGA
- a CDS encoding sensor histidine kinase, translating to MDWECCWGKENIRPDECQQISEGEEVLYTSRGRRILEKCVECPLFRNDLRKSGEIDSPLAAIVPFLVEGVLEQRGKLQSMVGFLDSKDREIKFLHEISLVLQTSVDLDEVLSVVMTAITAGKGFGMNRAFLLLTGKERKLLQGYLGVGPRSLDEAWQIWGEINRDDFTLKEMAKNFYQTKFNSEKVKFHDILERLTVPLAEQNHVLVRALRERKPILVENAFNNPDVDPSLARTLDVDSFLITPLISRNRRIGVIISDNCITRRPITPQDVQSLETFAFPVAFAIERASLYERLQEELLKVTAANVKLKEQQELIVKMERMALVGKITSNIAHSIRNPLMIIGGFARTLLKGAAENDPKRGYLESIVREARQLDGVLEEVLNYSDSLYPTLDSWDVNQLLSAVCRELDGKFAERRVGCRLRLGVDLPQAHIDYKQVAYCLRSILAGMVDSLADGGEIRVVSRHEAEWVVIAVEGAGKPTGVGGLESVTSPFASAREMGDGLGLAVCRTIMEKHGNILEIENPPEGGMRCILKLPIQKKEDVYGTVTGG from the coding sequence GTGGATTGGGAATGTTGCTGGGGCAAGGAAAATATCCGCCCGGACGAATGCCAGCAGATCAGCGAGGGGGAAGAAGTCCTTTACACCTCGCGGGGGCGCCGGATTCTGGAGAAGTGCGTCGAGTGCCCCCTGTTTCGAAATGATCTGCGGAAAAGCGGGGAAATCGACAGCCCACTGGCCGCCATTGTCCCCTTTCTGGTCGAGGGCGTGCTGGAACAACGGGGAAAGCTCCAGTCGATGGTTGGCTTCCTCGACAGCAAAGACCGGGAGATCAAGTTCCTCCACGAGATCAGCCTCGTTTTGCAGACCTCCGTCGATCTGGATGAAGTACTGTCGGTCGTGATGACCGCCATTACCGCCGGCAAGGGATTCGGGATGAACCGGGCATTTCTCCTCCTGACCGGCAAGGAAAGGAAATTGCTGCAGGGGTACCTGGGGGTCGGACCTCGGAGCCTCGATGAAGCCTGGCAGATCTGGGGGGAGATCAACCGGGACGATTTCACCCTCAAGGAGATGGCGAAGAACTTCTACCAGACCAAATTCAACTCGGAAAAGGTAAAATTTCACGACATTCTCGAGCGGTTGACCGTTCCGCTTGCCGAGCAGAATCATGTTCTTGTCCGGGCGCTTCGGGAAAGAAAGCCAATCCTGGTGGAAAATGCCTTCAATAATCCGGACGTCGACCCGTCGCTGGCCCGGACACTCGATGTCGACTCCTTCCTGATTACCCCGCTAATTTCCCGCAATCGCCGGATCGGCGTCATCATTTCCGATAATTGCATCACCCGCCGACCAATTACTCCCCAAGATGTCCAGTCGCTTGAAACGTTCGCCTTTCCGGTGGCCTTCGCCATCGAACGTGCCTCGCTCTACGAACGGCTGCAGGAGGAGCTGCTCAAAGTTACCGCAGCCAATGTCAAGCTCAAGGAGCAGCAGGAGCTGATCGTCAAAATGGAGCGGATGGCATTGGTCGGCAAGATTACCTCGAATATTGCCCATTCGATCCGCAACCCGCTGATGATCATCGGCGGGTTTGCCCGCACACTGCTGAAGGGGGCGGCCGAGAACGATCCGAAACGGGGCTATCTGGAGTCGATCGTCCGCGAAGCCCGGCAACTCGACGGGGTCCTTGAGGAAGTACTCAATTATTCAGACTCGCTCTATCCCACATTGGACAGCTGGGACGTCAATCAGTTGCTCAGCGCCGTTTGCCGTGAACTCGACGGTAAGTTTGCCGAACGGAGGGTTGGGTGCCGGCTTCGCCTTGGTGTCGACCTCCCGCAGGCCCATATCGATTACAAGCAGGTGGCGTACTGTCTGCGGAGCATTCTTGCCGGCATGGTCGACAGCCTGGCGGACGGCGGGGAGATCAGGGTCGTCAGTCGGCATGAGGCGGAGTGGGTTGTCATTGCTGTTGAGGGGGCGGGGAAACCGACCGGTGTCGGTGGATTGGAATCCGTGACTTCGCCCTTCGCCAGTGCGCGGGAAATGGGTGACGGCCTGGGCTTGGCGGTCTGCCGGACGATCATGGAAAAGCATGGCAATATTCTTGAAATCGAAAATCCTCCTGAGGGAGGAATGCGATGTATCCTGAAACTACCAATCCAGAAGAAGGAGGATGTGTATGGCACGGTTACTGGTGGTTGA
- a CDS encoding response regulator translates to MARLLVVDDESSIRLLYSQELADEGYEVVTAATAAEAVEQIGTQDFDLIVLDIKLKNESGLDLLQKIVKERHNLPVVLCTAFSCFKDDFSAWLADGYVVKSSDLTELKEEIKRVIAKKGAKPA, encoded by the coding sequence ATGGCACGGTTACTGGTGGTTGACGATGAAAGCAGCATTCGGCTGCTCTACTCCCAGGAGCTGGCTGACGAAGGCTACGAGGTGGTAACGGCGGCGACCGCCGCCGAGGCGGTGGAACAGATCGGCACGCAGGATTTCGATCTGATCGTTCTCGATATCAAACTGAAAAACGAAAGCGGCCTCGATCTGCTGCAGAAGATCGTCAAGGAGCGCCATAACCTGCCGGTGGTCCTCTGTACGGCATTTTCCTGCTTCAAGGATGACTTTTCGGCCTGGCTTGCCGACGGTTATGTGGTCAAGTCGAGCGATCTGACCGAACTGAAGGAGGAGATCAAGCGGGTCATTGCCAAAAAGGGAGCGAAACCAGCCTGA
- a CDS encoding mannose-1-phosphate guanyltransferase, producing the protein MKAVIMAGGFGTRIQPLTSNIPKPMIPLLNRPIMLHIVELLKKYEITDLVMLLYHQPAVIKNFFRDGTDFGVKITYVTPLQDMGTAGAVKCAEKYLDERFVVISGDLLTDFNLKKIVDFHEEKKALATITLTSVKDPLQFGVVITDKEKRITQFLEKPGWGEVISDTINTGIYVLEPEIFRHIPAEENFDFSQDLFPRLLSNSEPLFGYTAKGYWRDIGNTDSYREAHHDIFRGKVNVKIDEPKQDLVGKDLRLGSDVNLDDHVVLDGTVIIGDNSQIFDSAQIKDSVIGRNCTIEAGVRLHRCVIWDNVYVKRGSKLNDSVVCSNVSVGNGVVMEEGTIVADDTSIGEEAYIKRDVKIWPRKVIEAGAIVTGNLIWGEKWKKSLFEGAMIKGLTNIELTPEFVAKLGCAYGTTLPKGSNILAGRDSYRASRMLKRSFIGGLLSAGVNVRDLTMVALPALRYKLRTFGEVGGVQFRQAIDDPASTEIVFLDGEGLDFSSSMGKNVERIFFKENFRRAHHTEPGGLTEIPQQVMDFYREGFLHAIDRSPLHRKSFKVVIDFNFSPASQLLPSILNEMGCEVISLNAYVDEERGGKVPGGRQQSLSQLAKIVASLEANAGFWLDSTVEEVIVADETGKIYEGAELLPLIVGLALKAGERGLFAVPVSAPSAVERMAHEKGCAVTRTKSADRSMIEAALSSEVVLAGSMDGRFAFPKFQAAFDGMFAIAKTIEMIARSGMPLSKVMDEVPQRCFLQTRVPCVWDMKGGIMRKMSEDSLDKEASFIDGIKVNVGEDWALVLPDQYQPYVHIIAEARDAKTAQRLLGEYQKKVEQWKKELS; encoded by the coding sequence ATGAAAGCTGTAATTATGGCTGGCGGGTTCGGTACCCGCATCCAACCGTTGACGAGCAACATTCCGAAACCGATGATTCCGCTGCTCAACCGGCCGATCATGCTGCATATCGTTGAGCTGCTGAAAAAATACGAGATTACCGACCTGGTGATGCTCCTGTATCATCAGCCCGCAGTGATCAAGAACTTTTTCCGCGACGGTACCGACTTCGGGGTAAAGATTACCTATGTGACGCCGCTCCAGGACATGGGGACTGCCGGCGCGGTCAAATGCGCCGAGAAGTATCTGGACGAACGGTTCGTGGTCATCAGCGGCGACCTGTTGACCGACTTTAATCTGAAAAAAATCGTCGATTTTCATGAGGAAAAGAAAGCGCTGGCGACGATTACCCTGACTTCGGTGAAAGACCCGCTGCAGTTCGGGGTGGTGATTACCGACAAGGAGAAGCGGATTACCCAGTTCCTCGAGAAGCCAGGGTGGGGAGAGGTGATTTCCGATACCATCAATACCGGGATCTATGTTCTCGAACCGGAAATTTTCCGGCACATTCCCGCGGAAGAGAATTTCGACTTTTCCCAGGATCTTTTCCCCCGGCTGTTGAGCAACAGCGAACCGCTGTTCGGCTATACCGCCAAGGGATACTGGCGGGATATCGGCAATACCGATTCCTACCGGGAAGCCCACCACGATATCTTTCGCGGCAAGGTCAACGTCAAGATCGATGAACCGAAGCAGGACCTGGTTGGCAAGGACCTGCGGCTCGGCAGCGATGTCAATCTGGACGATCATGTGGTGCTGGACGGAACGGTGATCATCGGCGACAACTCGCAGATTTTCGACAGCGCCCAGATCAAGGATTCGGTTATCGGCCGTAACTGCACCATCGAGGCGGGGGTCAGGCTGCACCGCTGCGTGATCTGGGACAACGTTTATGTCAAGCGGGGTTCTAAGCTGAACGACTCGGTGGTCTGCAGCAACGTGAGCGTCGGCAACGGGGTCGTCATGGAAGAGGGGACCATTGTCGCCGACGATACCTCCATTGGTGAGGAAGCGTACATCAAGCGGGACGTGAAAATCTGGCCGCGCAAGGTGATCGAGGCGGGTGCCATTGTTACCGGCAACCTGATCTGGGGAGAGAAGTGGAAAAAATCCCTGTTCGAGGGGGCGATGATCAAGGGATTGACCAATATCGAGCTGACTCCCGAATTCGTGGCGAAGCTCGGCTGCGCTTACGGCACCACGCTTCCCAAAGGGAGCAACATCCTTGCCGGCCGCGATTCCTACCGAGCATCCCGGATGCTCAAGCGGAGCTTTATCGGCGGACTCCTTTCGGCCGGGGTCAACGTTCGCGACCTGACGATGGTGGCGCTGCCGGCCCTGCGTTATAAGCTGAGGACTTTCGGCGAAGTGGGGGGGGTTCAGTTCCGGCAGGCGATTGATGATCCCGCTTCCACCGAAATCGTCTTTCTCGATGGTGAGGGGCTCGATTTTTCCAGCTCGATGGGGAAAAACGTCGAGCGAATCTTTTTTAAGGAGAATTTCCGCCGTGCCCACCATACCGAACCGGGCGGGCTGACCGAAATTCCGCAACAGGTGATGGATTTCTACCGGGAAGGGTTTCTCCATGCCATCGACCGGTCGCCACTTCACCGGAAATCGTTTAAGGTGGTCATCGATTTCAATTTCTCGCCGGCCAGCCAGCTTTTGCCGAGTATTCTTAATGAAATGGGGTGTGAGGTGATCAGCCTCAATGCTTATGTCGACGAGGAGCGCGGCGGCAAGGTGCCGGGGGGACGGCAACAGAGTCTGTCCCAGCTGGCCAAGATCGTCGCTTCGCTGGAAGCCAATGCCGGTTTCTGGCTCGATTCGACGGTCGAAGAGGTGATCGTGGCGGACGAAACCGGCAAGATTTACGAAGGGGCTGAACTGCTCCCGCTGATCGTCGGGCTGGCCTTGAAGGCCGGTGAACGAGGGCTCTTCGCCGTACCGGTATCGGCCCCCTCTGCCGTGGAGCGAATGGCTCACGAAAAGGGTTGTGCCGTAACCCGCACCAAAAGTGCCGACAGGTCGATGATCGAAGCGGCTCTCTCCTCGGAGGTGGTTCTCGCCGGCAGTATGGACGGCCGTTTTGCCTTCCCGAAATTCCAGGCAGCTTTCGACGGTATGTTCGCGATTGCCAAAACTATCGAGATGATCGCCCGGAGCGGCATGCCGTTGTCGAAGGTCATGGATGAAGTCCCCCAGCGCTGTTTCCTGCAGACCCGGGTCCCCTGCGTCTGGGACATGAAGGGGGGGATCATGCGGAAAATGAGCGAGGACAGCCTCGACAAAGAGGCAAGTTTCATCGACGGGATCAAGGTCAATGTCGGTGAAGACTGGGCGCTTGTCCTCCCCGATCAGTACCAGCCGTATGTCCATATCATCGCCGAGGCGCGGGATGCCAAGACGGCTCAGCGGTTACTGGGTGAATACCAGAAAAAAGTCGAACAGTGGAAAAAGGAGCTTTCGTAG
- a CDS encoding glycoside hydrolase family 57 protein — MGEPLQVVFLWHMHQPYYKDPGKGEYVLPWTYLHAIKDYYDMAAIVDETPGARAVFNLVPSLLDQLLDYASGVADDPWLRHGKMAPGEMGEEERQFVLDNFFSANRQRMIDPYPRYHELLFLAGDGSRTRRESGARHFSDQDILDLQVWFFLAWTGEAARRRYPEFRELIAKGRNFTEDDKALLFSRQGELLNSIVPLYRKLHEEGKAELAVSPYYHPILPLLCDMKSALTAMPRANLPATRFRHPEDARSQVASALARFREIFGFAPAGMWPSEGSVSDEALAIVAGCGLKWVASDEDILARTIPGGLGPQKQALYHPYTFRQGARELKMFFRDHLLSDLIGFTYSAFEPGRAVENFLVRLRELRKLVPNARVVPVILDGENAWEYYLDNGYTFLVDLYRSLATAGELELTTFSEVLAGEAERRVIEHIHPGSWINGNYGIWVGHPEENQAWDYLERARESAVTASPHIAELLAVGGPWRSPENEVERTAQLVCLSLYAAEGSDWFWWYGDDHFSAHSDRFDRLFRRQLINVYRLLGMEIPRELHEPIKKKSPAGLIREPAAFISPTINGHVDDYFEWLAAGLYDLTKQASAMHASENLLQSFFYGFDRENFYFRFDSPKAIQTLLQPGDVFHLYLIAVAEYRLDIDPATASGALLVKRTTGWETTGGECRWGVGKVGEVQVPLAAVALKPDDKLFVYLTLVREGEEFGRWPSDSPLVLKYVGPELELNDWLI; from the coding sequence ATGGGCGAGCCGCTGCAGGTAGTCTTTCTCTGGCACATGCATCAGCCATATTACAAGGATCCGGGGAAGGGAGAGTATGTCCTTCCCTGGACCTACCTGCATGCCATCAAAGACTACTACGACATGGCGGCTATCGTCGACGAGACTCCCGGTGCCCGGGCGGTCTTCAATCTGGTGCCGTCGCTCCTCGATCAGTTGCTCGACTATGCTTCCGGCGTTGCTGACGATCCGTGGCTGCGGCATGGGAAAATGGCGCCGGGGGAGATGGGCGAAGAGGAGCGGCAGTTCGTCCTGGACAATTTTTTTTCTGCCAACCGTCAACGAATGATCGATCCTTACCCGCGCTATCACGAGTTGCTCTTTCTGGCGGGCGACGGTTCCCGGACAAGAAGGGAAAGCGGGGCGCGCCATTTTTCCGATCAGGATATCCTTGACCTCCAGGTCTGGTTCTTTCTTGCCTGGACCGGCGAAGCCGCCCGGCGCCGCTATCCCGAGTTCCGCGAGTTGATCGCCAAGGGGCGCAATTTTACCGAGGACGACAAGGCGCTCCTCTTCTCCCGGCAGGGAGAACTTCTCAACAGTATCGTGCCGCTCTACCGCAAGCTTCACGAAGAGGGGAAAGCGGAGCTGGCGGTCTCCCCGTATTATCATCCGATCCTGCCGCTCCTTTGCGATATGAAAAGTGCTCTGACGGCGATGCCCCGGGCGAACCTCCCGGCCACCCGCTTTCGTCATCCGGAGGATGCCCGAAGTCAGGTGGCGAGCGCTTTGGCCCGCTTCAGGGAGATTTTCGGATTTGCCCCGGCGGGGATGTGGCCGTCGGAAGGGTCGGTCAGCGACGAGGCTTTGGCAATCGTTGCCGGCTGTGGCCTGAAATGGGTGGCCAGCGACGAAGATATCCTTGCCCGGACGATTCCCGGTGGCCTCGGTCCCCAGAAACAGGCGCTCTATCATCCCTATACCTTCCGGCAGGGGGCCCGTGAGCTGAAAATGTTCTTTCGCGACCACCTGCTGTCGGATTTGATTGGTTTCACCTATTCTGCATTTGAACCTGGTCGGGCAGTGGAAAATTTCCTGGTGCGGTTGCGTGAACTCCGCAAACTCGTTCCCAACGCCCGGGTGGTGCCGGTGATTCTTGACGGTGAAAATGCCTGGGAATATTACCTCGACAACGGCTATACTTTCCTCGTCGACCTTTACCGGTCGCTGGCGACGGCCGGAGAGCTGGAACTGACCACCTTCTCCGAGGTCCTGGCGGGGGAAGCGGAGCGGCGGGTAATCGAGCATATTCACCCCGGATCGTGGATCAACGGTAACTACGGCATTTGGGTCGGCCACCCGGAGGAAAACCAGGCCTGGGATTATCTTGAACGTGCCCGGGAATCGGCCGTGACCGCTTCGCCCCACATTGCCGAGCTTCTGGCGGTCGGCGGTCCGTGGCGCTCGCCAGAGAATGAGGTAGAGCGAACAGCCCAGCTGGTCTGTCTGTCGTTGTATGCCGCCGAGGGGAGTGACTGGTTCTGGTGGTATGGCGACGATCACTTTTCCGCCCACAGCGACCGCTTTGACCGGCTGTTCCGTCGCCAGTTGATCAACGTCTATCGATTGCTCGGCATGGAAATCCCCCGTGAACTCCATGAACCGATCAAGAAAAAAAGCCCTGCGGGCTTGATCAGAGAGCCGGCGGCGTTTATTTCGCCGACGATCAACGGCCATGTCGACGATTACTTCGAGTGGCTGGCCGCCGGCCTTTATGACCTGACGAAGCAGGCTTCGGCGATGCATGCTTCGGAAAATCTTCTGCAATCGTTTTTCTATGGCTTCGACCGGGAGAACTTCTATTTCCGGTTCGACAGCCCGAAGGCTATTCAAACGTTGCTGCAGCCGGGGGATGTCTTTCACCTTTATCTGATTGCCGTAGCCGAATATCGGCTCGATATCGATCCAGCGACGGCGAGCGGTGCGCTGCTCGTCAAGAGAACGACCGGCTGGGAAACTACCGGAGGGGAGTGCCGCTGGGGGGTTGGTAAAGTGGGCGAAGTGCAGGTGCCGCTTGCCGCTGTTGCGCTCAAGCCTGACGATAAACTGTTCGTTTACCTGACCCTGGTCAGGGAAGGGGAAGAATTCGGCCGTTGGCCGAGCGATTCCCCGCTGGTCCTGAAGTATGTCGGGCCGGAGCTTGAATTGAATGATTGGCTTATCTAG